One part of the Micrococcus sp. 2A genome encodes these proteins:
- a CDS encoding mycothione reductase — MSTSEEHFDLIVIGSGSGNTLITEHWEGRRVALVDSGTFGGTCLNVGCIPTKMYAYPAQLAATPAEAARLGVGLDFTGADFPAIRDRIFTRIDGISADGLRFRSEDQPHVTVVREEVRFTGERRLETATGRVLTADRVVVAVGSRPAVPDVPGMDLPSVHTSDTVMRLDRLPRRLVVVGGGYIGVEFAAIFSALGSEVIVLNRGHRLLKEHDLTVSTRFTEIAREQWDVRTGWTLAGVEPAEDEARAADGWVRVRLDPAEGQEQSGTVEEEIEADAVLMAVGRIPNTDRLHVDAAGLDLTEGGVLAVDEHQRVLRGGEPAEGVFALGDAANDWQLKHVANREARVVAHNLEHPDDLRAIGDVPVPAAVFTRPQVASVGQTEAQALLEHGAEAVTVKVQRFGDVAYGWAMEDREGLCTVVAERATGRILGAHILGHEAANLIQPFVQAMTFGLDAHTMARGQYWPHPALTEVIENALLGLDVPDCGLL; from the coding sequence ATGTCCACGTCTGAGGAACACTTCGACCTGATCGTCATCGGCTCCGGATCGGGCAACACGCTCATCACGGAGCACTGGGAGGGCCGCCGCGTCGCCCTCGTGGACTCCGGCACCTTCGGAGGCACGTGCCTGAACGTGGGCTGCATCCCCACGAAGATGTACGCCTACCCCGCCCAGCTCGCGGCGACCCCCGCCGAGGCCGCGCGCCTCGGGGTGGGGCTCGATTTCACGGGGGCGGACTTCCCGGCCATCCGTGATCGGATCTTCACGCGCATCGACGGCATCAGCGCCGACGGGCTGCGCTTCCGCAGCGAGGACCAGCCGCACGTCACCGTGGTGCGCGAGGAGGTCAGGTTCACGGGGGAGCGGCGCCTGGAGACGGCGACCGGGCGCGTGCTCACCGCTGACCGTGTGGTCGTGGCGGTCGGCTCCCGCCCGGCTGTGCCGGACGTCCCGGGCATGGACCTGCCCTCGGTCCACACCTCGGACACGGTGATGCGCCTGGACCGTCTCCCGCGCCGACTGGTGGTGGTCGGCGGCGGCTACATCGGCGTGGAGTTCGCCGCGATCTTCTCCGCCCTCGGCTCCGAGGTGATCGTGCTGAACCGCGGACACCGGCTGCTGAAGGAGCACGACCTCACGGTGTCCACGCGCTTCACCGAGATCGCCCGCGAGCAGTGGGACGTGCGCACCGGATGGACGCTGGCCGGCGTCGAGCCCGCCGAGGACGAGGCGCGCGCCGCCGACGGCTGGGTGCGGGTCCGCCTGGACCCCGCCGAGGGCCAGGAGCAGAGCGGGACGGTGGAGGAGGAGATCGAGGCCGACGCGGTGCTCATGGCCGTCGGCCGCATCCCCAACACGGACCGGCTGCACGTGGACGCCGCCGGCCTGGACCTCACCGAGGGCGGCGTGCTCGCGGTGGACGAGCACCAGCGCGTGCTGCGCGGCGGCGAGCCGGCCGAGGGGGTCTTCGCCCTGGGCGACGCCGCCAACGACTGGCAGCTCAAGCACGTCGCCAACCGCGAGGCCCGCGTGGTGGCGCACAACCTCGAGCACCCCGACGACCTCCGCGCCATCGGCGACGTCCCGGTCCCCGCCGCGGTGTTCACGCGGCCCCAGGTCGCCTCGGTCGGGCAGACCGAGGCCCAGGCCCTCCTCGAGCACGGCGCGGAGGCCGTCACCGTGAAGGTCCAGCGGTTCGGCGACGTGGCGTACGGCTGGGCCATGGAGGACCGTGAGGGGCTGTGCACGGTGGTGGCCGAGCGGGCGACGGGACGCATCCTGGGCGCCCACATCCTCGGGCACGAGGCCGCCAACCTCATCCAGCCCTTCGTGCAGGCCATGACGTTCGGGCTCGACGCCCACACGATGGCGCGGGGGCAGTACTGGCCGCACCCCGCCCTCACGGAGGTCATCGAGAACGCCCTGCTGGGGCTCGACGTCCCGGACTGCGGGCTCCTCTGA
- a CDS encoding pyruvate carboxylase, which produces MNAPEESVTTRSAAGRQAEAGSTPVFSKVLVANRGEIAVRAFRACYELGARTVAVFPVEDRNSIHRQKADEAYRIGEEGHPVRAYLDVDEIIRVAKDAGAEAIYPGYGFLSENAGLARAAAENGITFVGPPADVLELTGNKVEALRAAKKAGIPTLASSEPSADVEWLLEQAEGIGFPIFVKAVAGGGGRGMRRVERREDLRDSLQAAMREAETAFGDPTVFLEQAVLRPRHIEVQILADSEGNVVHLFERDCSLQRRHQKVIEMAPAPNLDEDIRQALHRDAVAFAKEMGYVNAGTVEFLVDTAGERAGQHVFIEMNPRIQVEHTVTEEVTDVDLVAAQLRIAGGATLPELGITQDSLHVRGFAMQCRITTEDPANGFRPDTGTITAYRSAGGSGVRLDGGTIYAGAEVSPHFDSMLVKLTCRGRDYATAVRRVRRALAEFRVRGVATNIPFLMNVMDDPQFLSGDVATDFIDKHPELASVNRSQDRGSKALQFLADITVNQPHGPRVEGIDPRDRLPEHPGDKRQEPDRSPFDGPSRDPAAVPPPGWRQVLLERGPEGFAAALREQTALAVTDTTFRDAHQSLLATRVRTRDLLAAAPAVAHTLPGLLSVEAWGGATYDVALRFLHEDPWKRLALLRAELPNIPIQMLLRGRNTVGYTPYPTEVTDAFVAEAAATGVDVFRIFDALNDVSQITPAIEAVRATGTAVAEAALCYTGNMTDPAETLYTLDYYLGLARRMVDAGAHVLAIKDMAGLLRPAAARELVGGLRAEFDLPVHLHTHDTAGGQLATLLAASEAGVDAVDTATASMAGTTSQVPLSALVAALEHTERDTGLGLDAATAMEPYWESVRTVYAPFEAGLPAPTGRVYRHEIPGGQLSNLRTQAIALGLGERFEQIESMYAAANGLLGNIVKVTPSSKVVGDLALQLVGQGVDPAEFGERPQDFDIPDSVVGFLRGELGDPPGGWPEPFRTKALQGRREGAGTAEVSSEDAAALAAGGQARRDTLNRLLFPAPTREYEAHREEFGDTGTLHTRDFLYGLVPGREHVVSLGRGVRLLAVLQSVSEPDEKGMRTVMLTLNGQLRQVMVRDRSVESTVRTAEKADPAAAGHVAAPFAGSVTVQVAVGDAVEAGRPVATIEAMKMEAAITAPVTGTVSRVVTEGVTPVNGGDLILVIDGQ; this is translated from the coding sequence ATGAATGCACCTGAGGAATCCGTCACCACCCGCAGCGCCGCGGGTCGGCAGGCCGAGGCCGGTTCGACCCCCGTCTTCTCCAAGGTCCTCGTGGCGAACCGCGGCGAGATCGCGGTGCGCGCCTTCCGTGCCTGCTACGAGCTGGGAGCCCGCACCGTCGCGGTCTTCCCCGTCGAGGACCGCAACTCCATCCACCGCCAGAAGGCGGACGAGGCCTACCGCATCGGCGAGGAGGGCCACCCGGTCCGCGCCTACCTCGACGTGGACGAGATCATCCGCGTCGCCAAGGACGCCGGCGCGGAAGCGATCTACCCCGGCTACGGCTTCCTCTCCGAGAACGCGGGCCTGGCCCGCGCGGCGGCCGAGAACGGCATCACCTTCGTGGGCCCGCCCGCGGACGTGCTGGAGCTGACCGGCAACAAGGTGGAGGCCCTGCGCGCCGCGAAGAAGGCGGGCATCCCCACGCTCGCCTCCTCCGAGCCGAGCGCGGACGTCGAGTGGCTCCTGGAACAGGCGGAGGGCATCGGCTTCCCCATCTTCGTCAAGGCCGTCGCCGGCGGCGGCGGTCGCGGCATGCGCCGTGTCGAGCGACGCGAGGACCTGCGGGACTCCCTCCAGGCCGCGATGCGCGAGGCGGAGACCGCGTTCGGCGACCCCACGGTCTTCCTCGAGCAGGCCGTCCTGCGCCCCCGGCACATCGAGGTCCAGATCCTTGCGGACTCCGAGGGCAACGTGGTGCACCTCTTCGAGCGCGACTGCTCGCTGCAGCGGCGCCACCAAAAGGTCATCGAGATGGCACCGGCACCGAACCTGGACGAGGACATCCGCCAGGCCCTGCACCGGGACGCCGTCGCCTTCGCCAAGGAGATGGGGTACGTCAACGCCGGCACCGTCGAGTTCCTGGTGGACACCGCAGGCGAGCGCGCCGGCCAGCACGTGTTCATCGAGATGAACCCCCGCATCCAGGTGGAGCACACGGTCACCGAGGAGGTCACGGACGTCGACCTCGTGGCGGCCCAGCTGCGCATCGCCGGCGGCGCCACCCTGCCGGAGCTCGGCATCACGCAGGACTCCCTGCACGTGCGCGGCTTCGCCATGCAGTGCCGCATCACCACCGAGGACCCGGCAAACGGGTTCCGCCCGGACACCGGCACCATCACGGCGTACAGGTCCGCCGGCGGCTCGGGCGTGCGGCTCGACGGCGGCACCATCTACGCCGGTGCCGAGGTCAGCCCCCACTTCGACTCGATGCTCGTGAAGCTCACGTGCCGCGGGCGGGACTACGCCACCGCCGTGCGCCGCGTTCGCCGCGCGCTGGCCGAGTTCCGCGTGCGCGGCGTGGCGACGAACATCCCCTTCCTCATGAACGTCATGGACGACCCGCAGTTCCTCAGCGGGGACGTGGCCACCGACTTCATCGACAAGCACCCCGAGCTGGCCTCCGTGAACCGCTCGCAGGACCGCGGCTCCAAGGCGCTGCAGTTCCTCGCAGACATCACGGTCAACCAGCCGCACGGCCCCCGCGTCGAGGGCATCGACCCGCGCGACCGGCTGCCCGAGCACCCCGGGGACAAGCGCCAGGAGCCCGACCGCTCGCCGTTCGACGGGCCGAGCCGTGACCCCGCGGCCGTGCCGCCGCCCGGCTGGCGCCAAGTGCTGCTCGAGCGGGGCCCGGAGGGCTTCGCCGCCGCGCTGCGCGAGCAGACCGCGCTGGCCGTCACGGACACCACGTTCCGCGACGCCCACCAGTCCCTCCTCGCCACCCGCGTGCGCACGCGCGACCTCCTGGCCGCCGCGCCCGCCGTCGCCCACACCCTCCCCGGGCTGCTGTCCGTGGAGGCCTGGGGCGGGGCCACGTACGACGTCGCCCTGCGCTTCCTGCACGAGGACCCGTGGAAGCGGCTGGCGCTGCTCCGCGCGGAGCTGCCCAACATCCCGATCCAGATGCTGCTGCGCGGGCGGAACACCGTGGGCTACACGCCGTACCCCACCGAGGTGACGGACGCGTTCGTGGCCGAGGCCGCCGCCACCGGCGTGGACGTCTTCCGCATCTTCGACGCCCTCAACGACGTCTCCCAGATCACCCCGGCGATCGAGGCCGTGCGGGCCACGGGCACCGCCGTCGCGGAGGCGGCGCTGTGCTACACGGGCAACATGACCGACCCGGCTGAGACCCTCTACACCCTCGACTACTACCTGGGGCTCGCCCGCCGGATGGTCGACGCCGGCGCGCACGTGCTGGCCATCAAGGACATGGCCGGGCTGCTGCGCCCCGCCGCCGCGCGGGAGCTCGTGGGCGGCCTGCGCGCCGAGTTCGACCTGCCCGTCCACCTGCACACGCACGACACGGCCGGCGGCCAGCTGGCCACCCTGCTCGCGGCCTCCGAGGCGGGCGTCGACGCCGTGGACACGGCCACCGCGTCCATGGCGGGCACCACGAGCCAGGTGCCGCTGTCCGCTCTGGTGGCCGCGCTCGAGCACACCGAGCGGGACACCGGCCTCGGCCTCGACGCGGCCACGGCCATGGAGCCCTACTGGGAGTCCGTGCGCACCGTGTACGCGCCGTTCGAGGCCGGCCTGCCGGCACCGACCGGCCGCGTGTACCGCCACGAGATCCCGGGCGGCCAGCTCTCCAACCTCCGCACCCAGGCGATCGCCCTGGGGTTGGGGGAGCGGTTCGAGCAGATCGAGTCGATGTACGCGGCGGCCAACGGCCTGCTGGGCAACATCGTGAAGGTGACCCCGTCCTCCAAGGTGGTGGGCGACCTCGCACTCCAGCTCGTGGGCCAGGGCGTGGACCCGGCGGAGTTCGGGGAGCGGCCGCAGGACTTCGACATCCCCGACTCCGTGGTCGGCTTCCTGCGCGGCGAGCTCGGCGACCCGCCCGGGGGCTGGCCGGAGCCCTTCCGCACGAAGGCCCTGCAGGGCCGCCGCGAGGGCGCCGGCACGGCCGAGGTGAGCTCCGAGGACGCGGCCGCCCTGGCCGCCGGCGGCCAGGCGCGCCGCGACACCCTGAACCGCCTCCTCTTCCCCGCCCCCACGCGGGAGTACGAGGCGCACCGCGAGGAGTTCGGCGACACCGGGACGCTGCACACGCGTGACTTCCTCTACGGGCTCGTCCCGGGGCGGGAGCACGTCGTCTCGCTCGGCCGCGGCGTCCGCCTGCTGGCCGTCCTGCAGTCCGTCTCCGAGCCCGACGAGAAGGGCATGCGCACCGTCATGCTCACCCTCAACGGGCAGCTGCGCCAGGTGATGGTGCGGGACCGCTCGGTGGAGTCCACGGTCCGCACCGCCGAGAAGGCCGACCCCGCGGCGGCCGGCCACGTGGCGGCGCCCTTCGCGGGCTCGGTGACGGTGCAGGTCGCCGTGGGCGACGCCGTGGAGGCCGGCCGGCCCGTGGCCACGATCGAGGCCATGAAGATGGAGGCGGCCATCACCGCCCCCGTCACTGGCACGGTCTCGCGAGTGGTGACGGAGGGCGTGACGCCCGTCAACGGTGGCGACCTGATCCTGGTGATCGACGGTCAGTGA
- a CDS encoding MerR family transcriptional regulator, whose protein sequence is MTPRTGAGHPPVIDGRQDSLFEAASPDGDVGYRGPTACKAAGITYRQLDYWARTDLVVPTVRGAAGSGSQRLYSFRDILVLKVVKRLLDTGVSLQQIRTAVAHLRERGVADLAQITLMSDGASVYECTSADEVVDLVQGGQGVFGIAVGRVWREVEGSLADLPSELLGAATDEPADELARRRHARRPARSAS, encoded by the coding sequence ATGACGCCGAGGACAGGTGCCGGCCATCCGCCCGTGATCGACGGCCGGCAGGACAGCCTCTTCGAGGCCGCCTCACCCGACGGCGACGTCGGCTACCGCGGCCCGACCGCGTGCAAGGCCGCGGGCATCACGTACCGGCAGCTCGACTACTGGGCGCGCACCGACCTCGTGGTGCCCACCGTGCGCGGAGCGGCCGGCAGCGGATCTCAGCGCCTCTACTCGTTCCGCGACATCCTCGTGCTCAAGGTCGTCAAGCGGCTCCTGGACACGGGCGTGTCCCTCCAGCAGATCCGCACCGCCGTCGCGCACCTGCGCGAGCGCGGCGTCGCGGACCTGGCCCAGATCACCCTGATGAGCGACGGCGCCTCCGTGTACGAGTGCACCTCCGCGGACGAGGTCGTGGACCTCGTGCAGGGCGGGCAGGGCGTCTTCGGGATCGCCGTGGGCCGCGTGTGGCGTGAGGTCGAGGGGAGCCTGGCCGACCTCCCCAGCGAGCTGCTCGGCGCCGCGACGGACGAGCCCGCGGACGAGCTCGCCCGGCGTCGGCACGCCCGCCGGCCCGCCCGCAGCGCCTCCTGA
- a CDS encoding bifunctional nuclease family protein — translation MTEGGDGKARGPRRRGPDVPLTVLGVRVELPEQHHVVLLLNPEGDTMLPLWVGAPEAAAAALALDAAPTPRPLTHELLVSVLAALGQTLERVRLTEVRDDVVHAELHLSGGATVDARASDAVVLALRAEAPVLCDPAVLAEAGMDARGQEAGDEGELDDFRHFLDSVRPEDFG, via the coding sequence ATGACTGAGGGCGGGGACGGCAAGGCCCGCGGACCGCGCAGGCGCGGTCCGGACGTGCCGCTCACGGTGCTCGGCGTGCGCGTCGAGCTGCCGGAGCAGCACCACGTCGTCCTGCTGCTGAACCCGGAGGGGGACACGATGCTGCCCCTCTGGGTCGGGGCGCCGGAGGCCGCGGCCGCCGCGCTCGCCCTGGACGCCGCACCCACCCCGCGGCCGCTCACCCACGAGCTGCTGGTCTCCGTCCTGGCGGCCCTGGGCCAGACGCTCGAGCGCGTCCGCCTCACGGAGGTGCGGGACGACGTCGTGCATGCCGAGCTCCACCTCAGCGGCGGCGCGACCGTGGACGCCCGGGCCTCCGACGCCGTGGTGCTGGCCCTGCGGGCCGAGGCCCCCGTGCTGTGCGACCCCGCGGTGCTGGCCGAGGCCGGGATGGACGCGCGCGGGCAGGAGGCCGGAGACGAGGGCGAGCTGGACGACTTCCGTCACTTCCTGGACTCGGTGCGCCCCGAGGACTTCGGCTGA
- a CDS encoding MerR family transcriptional regulator — translation MGDVVAELKPHFPAVSASKVRFLQERGLVHPERTPAGYRRYTPADVDRLRFVLTLQRDQFLPLKVIREHLDAIDRGERPQDLPGGVTLAPQSEAERLGHEVAGGERRRSRAELARDSGAAEELLEELEKYSLLPVDDDDGYSVHAVSVARAAVALAAHGLEPRHLRPFRAAADRELGLVERAVVPLTSRRDAATRTRVARRAHEIAEACLQLHSALVSTGLEQWDD, via the coding sequence ATCGGGGACGTGGTGGCCGAGCTCAAGCCGCACTTCCCCGCCGTGAGCGCCTCCAAGGTCCGATTCCTCCAGGAGCGCGGCCTGGTCCATCCGGAGCGCACCCCGGCCGGATACCGCCGCTACACCCCGGCCGACGTCGACCGGCTGCGGTTCGTGCTCACCCTCCAGCGCGACCAGTTCCTCCCGTTGAAGGTGATCCGGGAGCACCTCGACGCCATCGACCGCGGCGAGCGCCCCCAGGACCTGCCGGGCGGGGTCACGCTGGCCCCCCAGTCCGAGGCCGAGCGCCTCGGCCACGAGGTGGCCGGAGGCGAGCGGCGGCGGTCCCGCGCCGAGCTCGCGCGGGACTCCGGGGCGGCGGAGGAGCTGCTGGAGGAGCTCGAGAAGTACTCCCTGCTCCCCGTGGACGACGACGACGGGTACAGCGTGCACGCCGTGAGCGTGGCGAGGGCCGCCGTCGCCCTGGCCGCCCACGGGCTCGAACCGCGCCACCTGCGCCCCTTCCGTGCGGCAGCGGACCGGGAGCTCGGCCTCGTGGAGCGGGCCGTCGTGCCCCTGACGTCGCGCCGCGACGCCGCGACCCGCACCCGCGTGGCCCGCCGGGCCCACGAGATCGCCGAGGCGTGCCTCCAGCTGCACTCCGCGCTGGTGAGCACCGGCCTGGAGCAGTGGGATGACTGA
- a CDS encoding FHA domain-containing protein, which translates to MQQPGHEPDLHTSSISLTELAPLVAADLTPEESDAVRALPVGSALLLAHGGPDHGARFLLDQPVVTVGRHPDADIFLDDVTVSRRHAELRAEGGGHRIVDMNSLNGTYVNNDRVDEVRLRSGMQVQIGKYRLAYYAGVAGA; encoded by the coding sequence ATGCAGCAGCCCGGACACGAACCGGACCTCCACACCTCCTCCATCAGCCTGACGGAGCTCGCCCCCCTCGTGGCGGCCGACCTCACCCCGGAGGAGTCCGATGCGGTGCGCGCGCTGCCCGTCGGCTCCGCGCTGCTGCTGGCCCACGGCGGCCCCGACCACGGGGCGCGCTTCCTCCTGGACCAGCCCGTGGTGACCGTGGGCCGCCATCCGGACGCGGACATCTTCCTCGACGACGTGACCGTCTCCCGCCGCCACGCCGAGCTGCGCGCGGAGGGCGGCGGGCACCGGATCGTGGACATGAACTCCCTCAACGGCACCTACGTGAACAACGACCGGGTGGACGAGGTGCGCCTGCGCTCCGGCATGCAGGTGCAGATCGGCAAGTACCGCCTCGCCTACTACGCCGGCGTCGCCGGCGCCTGA
- the gcvH gene encoding glycine cleavage system protein GcvH, producing MSTIPAGLKYSAEHEWIAEADAAGTVRVGITDFAQDALGDVVYVDLPEVGTEVTAGTAVGEVESTKSVSDIYAPVSGTVSAVNEELDGEPGLVNSASYEGGWLLEITLSDAAELDGLMDAEGYASHVS from the coding sequence ATGAGCACCATCCCCGCAGGACTGAAGTACTCCGCCGAGCACGAGTGGATCGCCGAGGCCGACGCCGCGGGCACCGTGCGCGTCGGCATCACCGACTTCGCCCAGGACGCCCTCGGCGACGTGGTCTACGTCGACCTCCCCGAGGTCGGCACCGAGGTCACCGCGGGCACCGCTGTCGGTGAGGTCGAGTCCACCAAGTCGGTCTCCGACATCTACGCCCCGGTGTCCGGCACGGTCTCGGCCGTCAACGAGGAGCTCGACGGCGAGCCCGGCCTCGTCAACAGCGCCTCGTACGAGGGCGGCTGGCTGCTGGAGATCACCCTCTCCGACGCCGCCGAGCTCGACGGCCTCATGGACGCCGAGGGCTACGCCTCGCACGTCAGCTGA
- a CDS encoding peptide MFS transporter, with amino-acid sequence MIHRTDTAPGSAPDVEPSARVNPAMAPSPGAPDAHNPSGRRFFGQPGSLANIFSVEMWERFSFYGMQAMLVYYMYWSVADGGLGIDRAVATGIVGAYGGMVYVFCILGGWVADRLIGSEKTLFFSAIGIMLGHIALALVPGVPGLILGLFLVAIGSGGLKANAANIVGSLYAKGDRARDAGFSIFYMGVNIGALIGPLLTGWARDMWGFHVGFGLAAAGMAIGLTQYALTRTDLPDSVHGVPDPLPRSQYGRWALIALAAVAVVAALFLTGLVTVDNLADAVVALSALAAVGIFVMLLTSSKVDADERSRVKAFIPLFVGTAVFFALFQQQFTVVALYSENRLDRVVAGWEAPMEWVNSINPVFIIAFAPIYAALWTRLGNRQPSTPVKFGIGILLIGLAFLLFIPMAGVASVPLLWLTLILFVMTLGELMVSPVGLSLSTKLAPAAFPVMTVALFNLAVALGSALAGSLAGSYSEQNEAGYFGVIGAVTVGVGLLMLLLAPAIRRGMRGVR; translated from the coding sequence GTGATCCATCGCACAGACACCGCCCCCGGCTCCGCGCCCGACGTCGAGCCCTCCGCCCGCGTGAACCCCGCCATGGCGCCGTCGCCCGGCGCGCCGGACGCGCACAACCCCTCGGGCCGGCGGTTCTTCGGCCAGCCCGGATCCCTCGCCAACATCTTCTCCGTGGAGATGTGGGAGCGGTTCTCCTTCTACGGCATGCAGGCCATGCTCGTGTACTACATGTACTGGTCCGTCGCGGACGGCGGCCTGGGGATCGACCGCGCGGTCGCCACGGGCATCGTGGGCGCGTACGGCGGCATGGTCTACGTCTTCTGCATCCTCGGCGGCTGGGTCGCCGACCGCCTGATCGGCTCCGAGAAGACCCTGTTCTTCTCCGCCATCGGGATCATGCTCGGCCACATCGCCCTCGCCCTCGTCCCGGGCGTGCCGGGCCTCATCCTCGGCCTCTTCCTCGTGGCCATCGGCTCCGGCGGCCTCAAGGCGAACGCGGCCAACATCGTGGGCTCGCTCTACGCCAAGGGCGACCGGGCCCGTGACGCCGGCTTCTCCATCTTCTACATGGGCGTGAACATCGGCGCCCTCATCGGCCCGCTCCTCACGGGCTGGGCCCGCGACATGTGGGGCTTCCACGTGGGCTTCGGCCTCGCCGCGGCGGGCATGGCCATCGGCCTGACGCAGTACGCCCTGACGCGCACGGACCTCCCGGACAGCGTGCACGGCGTCCCGGACCCGCTGCCGCGCTCCCAGTACGGCCGCTGGGCGCTCATCGCGCTCGCCGCCGTGGCCGTCGTCGCGGCGCTGTTCCTCACCGGACTGGTGACGGTGGACAACCTCGCCGACGCCGTCGTCGCGCTCTCCGCCCTCGCGGCGGTCGGGATCTTCGTGATGCTCCTGACCTCGTCCAAGGTGGACGCGGACGAGCGGTCGCGCGTGAAGGCCTTCATCCCGCTCTTCGTCGGCACCGCGGTGTTCTTCGCGCTGTTCCAGCAGCAGTTCACCGTGGTGGCCCTGTACTCGGAGAACCGCCTCGACCGCGTCGTCGCCGGCTGGGAGGCCCCGATGGAGTGGGTCAACTCGATCAATCCGGTGTTCATCATCGCCTTCGCGCCGATCTACGCGGCCCTGTGGACCCGCCTCGGGAACCGCCAGCCCTCCACCCCGGTGAAGTTCGGCATCGGCATCCTCCTGATCGGCCTCGCGTTCCTGCTCTTCATCCCCATGGCGGGCGTGGCCTCCGTGCCGCTGCTGTGGCTCACGCTGATCCTCTTCGTCATGACGCTGGGCGAACTGATGGTGTCGCCCGTCGGCCTCTCCCTGTCCACGAAGCTGGCGCCCGCGGCCTTCCCCGTGATGACGGTGGCACTGTTCAACCTCGCCGTCGCGCTGGGCTCGGCCCTCGCCGGGTCCCTCGCCGGGTCCTACTCCGAGCAGAACGAGGCCGGCTACTTCGGCGTCATCGGCGCCGTGACCGTGGGCGTGGGCCTGCTCATGCTCCTGTTGGCCCCGGCCATCCGCCGCGGCATGCGCGGCGTGCGCTGA
- a CDS encoding adenine phosphoribosyltransferase, with protein MPHSPEIDRARSLIRVVQDHPVPGVAFQDITPLLADARAFRACVEALVEPFAGSFDVVAGVEARGFLLAGAAAVLTGTGLVPLRKAGRLPAPVASASYALEYGEAAIEVSADLHAGDRVLVLDDVLATGGTLAAAARLVRERGAHVAGAACLLELESLGGRAAVPDAHALIRV; from the coding sequence ATGCCGCACTCCCCCGAGATCGACCGCGCCCGCTCCCTGATCCGCGTCGTCCAGGACCACCCCGTCCCGGGCGTGGCGTTCCAGGACATCACCCCGCTCCTGGCCGACGCCCGGGCGTTCCGGGCGTGCGTGGAGGCGCTGGTGGAGCCTTTCGCGGGGTCGTTCGACGTGGTGGCCGGGGTGGAGGCCCGCGGCTTCCTGCTGGCAGGCGCCGCCGCGGTGCTCACGGGCACGGGACTCGTGCCGCTGCGCAAGGCGGGCAGGCTCCCCGCCCCGGTGGCCTCCGCGAGCTATGCGCTGGAGTACGGGGAGGCCGCCATCGAGGTCTCCGCCGACCTGCACGCGGGAGACCGCGTCCTCGTCCTCGACGACGTCCTGGCCACGGGCGGCACGCTCGCCGCGGCGGCGCGGCTGGTGAGGGAGCGGGGGGCACACGTGGCCGGCGCGGCGTGCCTGCTCGAGCTCGAGAGCCTCGGCGGACGGGCGGCCGTGCCCGATGCCCACGCACTCATCCGCGTCTGA